From Trueperella pecoris, a single genomic window includes:
- a CDS encoding amino acid ABC transporter ATP-binding/permease protein translates to MRRPSVHELIVWLTTITRPVHRPLLASTLFRFINLSSDIFLFGLAGWAVMQALAGQLRSAHMWWLVGVALLKALAYYLEQFLGHYVAFKALELLRGYAFSRLWPQAPMVQTRSRSGDLLASLTRDVDRIEVVYAHTFAPVVSALVVPPVFLLATGMTVGWSVVALAGFCYLLSITVVPMLGAQGSFATTSVQLGHRAELVSHVTDSVFGVEEVVGYGLEKDRLQATDRLGGLVAQDASGPATFRGLRRGLNICLSALAVIGVAYGGYSSGVDPALLFALCAGSLRLFEGPKGVEDAVGALDASFASARRIWEIAHRPLAIVDGHDAFPRGAGVSIEWSGVTYSYPGYPQDRPVLKDFSFVVPAGAHATFVGRSGSGKTTAAQLLLRFDDPSAGGIFLNGVDVRSIRLDDVRANVVMVAQKNQILDTTVMDNVRLGAPGASEADVWAALDVACLADEVRAMPHGLSTRTGQDGAFLSGGQGQRLGLARAVLMRPSVLILDEFSANLNVELARKIRENIAEKLAGVTIIDITHVEGHGSPDLTAKFGAESAASAG, encoded by the coding sequence ATGAGAAGACCGTCGGTACACGAACTTATCGTGTGGCTAACAACAATTACCCGGCCGGTGCATCGGCCACTTCTCGCCTCGACTCTGTTCCGTTTTATCAACCTTTCCAGTGATATCTTCCTGTTCGGTTTGGCGGGCTGGGCGGTTATGCAAGCATTGGCGGGCCAGTTGAGATCCGCACATATGTGGTGGCTCGTCGGGGTAGCGCTCCTCAAAGCCCTTGCGTACTATCTCGAGCAATTCCTGGGCCATTATGTAGCTTTCAAGGCTCTCGAGCTACTGCGCGGCTACGCATTCTCGCGGCTATGGCCGCAGGCCCCAATGGTGCAAACGAGATCCAGGTCGGGCGATCTATTGGCATCGCTCACGCGTGACGTAGATCGTATCGAGGTTGTTTATGCCCACACATTCGCGCCGGTTGTCTCAGCGCTGGTAGTGCCGCCTGTCTTTCTACTTGCGACGGGTATGACTGTGGGCTGGAGCGTCGTCGCCCTTGCTGGATTTTGCTACCTTCTATCCATCACCGTCGTGCCAATGCTTGGTGCGCAGGGCTCTTTTGCGACGACGTCCGTGCAGCTTGGCCACCGGGCGGAACTGGTTTCACACGTGACTGATTCCGTTTTTGGTGTCGAGGAAGTGGTCGGATATGGCCTCGAAAAGGACCGATTGCAGGCCACAGATCGCCTTGGGGGCCTCGTTGCACAGGATGCGAGCGGGCCTGCCACATTCCGTGGCTTACGGCGAGGCTTGAATATCTGCCTCTCGGCCTTGGCAGTGATCGGCGTCGCATACGGTGGCTATTCCAGCGGTGTGGACCCAGCATTGCTTTTCGCGCTGTGCGCCGGAAGTCTGCGACTCTTTGAGGGGCCCAAGGGCGTCGAGGATGCCGTCGGCGCGTTGGATGCCTCCTTCGCCTCGGCGAGGCGGATCTGGGAGATTGCTCATCGCCCGCTCGCTATCGTGGATGGGCACGATGCGTTTCCGCGCGGAGCTGGCGTCAGTATTGAGTGGTCCGGCGTGACGTATTCCTACCCGGGGTACCCGCAGGATCGGCCCGTGCTGAAAGATTTCTCCTTTGTCGTCCCGGCTGGTGCGCACGCCACCTTTGTGGGACGCTCGGGAAGCGGGAAGACAACAGCCGCGCAGCTCTTGCTCCGTTTTGACGATCCGTCGGCGGGCGGAATCTTCCTCAACGGCGTCGATGTCCGCTCGATCAGGTTGGACGACGTGCGGGCGAACGTCGTCATGGTGGCGCAGAAGAACCAGATTCTCGATACGACTGTCATGGACAACGTTCGGCTCGGAGCTCCAGGGGCGAGCGAGGCCGACGTGTGGGCGGCGCTTGACGTGGCATGCCTTGCCGACGAGGTTCGTGCTATGCCCCACGGGCTCTCAACCCGCACAGGCCAGGACGGAGCGTTCCTCTCGGGAGGACAGGGCCAACGTCTTGGTCTCGCCCGTGCTGTTCTCATGCGGCCGTCCGTGCTGATCTTGGACGAATTCTCTGCCAACCTGAATGTCGAACTGGCCAGGAAGATTCGTGAGAACATCGCTGAGAAGTTGGCCGGCGTCACGATTATTGACATCACCCACGTCGAGGGTCATGGCTCACCCGACCTGACCGCCAAATTCGGTGCCGAGAGCGCGGCTAGCGCAGGCTGA
- a CDS encoding sensor histidine kinase — translation MKASEQIAEFSRHILTIASSLDRTEVSRALVQTACELTGAQFGAVSVLDSHGDTIQFIQQGMPRGPEVIIDHPPIDHGVFNDIPLDSYLIINDVTGYAAGSALPANHPAMKNFLGVAITVNEQVWGRLYLSDKDGSFSDDDGELVRMLAKAASISVVNSLLYAESQNRARWLTASQHIVSSLMEGTDEDEALEVIAHEMRIAARADIAIIVLPSIQDTWISEIVDADDPACAHELIGLNFPKEGRARTVIREQSGVVVDSMQRLRTIRVPELRQFGPAMYTPLISHGVGLGVILLLRYPSTLEFNLHDLTMAESVAKQATLAIQLAEARHARAMAAELDERARISRDLHDLAIQQLFASGMHITAVREEMDSRGAGAEVTDSLDAAISAIDDSVKQIRQIVHSLREDGSSAALVSRLQHEASVALQSLGFAPSLLLTWNGADVVESDYHLIDDAVGSDISDDVVAVVREGLSNAARHAKASSASVKVDVDPNAILVQVIDDGSGIEQTLSRRSGLSNLAARARRHHGTFSIEPRGDGQRGTILDWRVSLR, via the coding sequence ATGAAGGCCTCCGAACAGATCGCCGAGTTCTCACGGCACATCTTGACGATCGCGAGCTCGCTCGATCGCACCGAAGTCTCCCGCGCCCTCGTCCAGACGGCCTGCGAACTCACGGGGGCCCAGTTTGGTGCGGTCAGCGTGCTCGACTCGCACGGAGACACGATCCAGTTCATTCAGCAAGGCATGCCGCGCGGCCCAGAGGTCATCATCGACCACCCGCCCATTGATCACGGCGTGTTCAACGACATTCCGCTCGATTCATATCTCATTATCAACGACGTCACCGGCTATGCCGCTGGTAGCGCGCTCCCTGCCAATCATCCCGCCATGAAGAATTTCCTCGGCGTGGCCATCACCGTCAACGAGCAGGTGTGGGGGCGCCTCTATCTCTCCGATAAGGATGGATCCTTCTCCGACGACGACGGCGAGCTCGTCCGCATGCTTGCCAAGGCCGCATCCATTTCGGTGGTCAATTCCCTCCTCTATGCGGAGTCGCAGAACAGGGCCCGGTGGCTCACTGCCTCCCAACACATCGTCTCTTCACTGATGGAAGGCACCGACGAGGACGAGGCACTCGAGGTGATCGCCCACGAGATGCGCATCGCGGCGCGCGCCGATATTGCGATTATCGTCCTTCCTTCCATCCAGGACACATGGATCTCCGAGATCGTCGACGCCGATGACCCGGCTTGCGCCCACGAACTGATCGGTCTGAACTTCCCCAAGGAGGGCCGGGCCCGCACGGTGATACGCGAGCAGTCCGGCGTCGTTGTCGATTCCATGCAGCGCCTGCGCACGATCCGTGTTCCCGAACTGCGTCAATTTGGGCCGGCCATGTACACCCCGCTCATCTCCCATGGTGTCGGCCTCGGCGTCATTCTCTTGCTGCGCTATCCCTCGACACTCGAATTCAATCTCCATGATCTGACGATGGCCGAGTCGGTGGCGAAGCAGGCCACCCTCGCCATCCAGCTTGCCGAAGCCCGACACGCGCGAGCCATGGCCGCCGAGCTCGACGAGCGCGCCCGCATTTCGCGCGACTTGCACGACCTGGCCATTCAGCAATTATTCGCGTCCGGCATGCACATCACCGCGGTTCGCGAGGAGATGGATTCGCGCGGCGCGGGAGCTGAAGTCACTGATTCACTCGACGCGGCGATTTCGGCCATCGACGATTCCGTCAAGCAGATTCGCCAAATCGTTCATTCGTTGCGCGAGGATGGATCGTCCGCCGCCCTCGTGTCACGCCTCCAGCACGAGGCGTCTGTGGCGCTCCAGTCGCTCGGCTTCGCGCCTTCCCTCCTGCTCACCTGGAACGGGGCTGACGTGGTGGAGTCGGATTACCACCTCATCGACGACGCCGTCGGCTCGGACATCTCCGATGACGTGGTGGCGGTGGTGCGCGAGGGACTGTCCAACGCGGCCCGCCATGCAAAGGCATCCTCCGCCTCGGTCAAGGTGGACGTTGACCCCAACGCGATCCTCGTCCAGGTGATCGACGACGGCTCCGGCATTGAACAGACGCTCTCGCGACGCTCGGGGTTGTCTAACCTCGCCGCCCGCGCCCGGCGCCACCACGGCACCTTCAGTATCGAACCGCGCGGAGATGGCCAACGCGGAACCATCCTCGATTGGCGCGTCAGCCTGCGCTAG
- the cydC gene encoding thiol reductant ABC exporter subunit CydC — protein sequence MNVIPKDERVALKRAISMLDYNKKTFAWSVAAGSGAVGSGVCLGATSAWLIARAAELPPVLDLSVASTAVRMFGVGKAIFRYLERIASHWVGLYGMANLRSRVYSSMANSTADVVTSVKRGDLLARTGADVDEVGNVVVMSMLPAAVAVIVSLLSLTIVGLLSPLIALVLLVCLLISGLVAPFVAAHGASLDQVAQIRNRAELNAHSLTILESASELLVSGRMEDMEAQRAQTEHRIQRSRDRSARPAALASALDTLAMGLAVVGALLIGTQQMATGNLSGIELVVCTLLPLSAFEATSRLDAAATQLVRSAAAAKRIVDLLDAADSRQPPELDRREPTDEGLVARGLVIGWPDGPTVAGPIDLDLRRGKTLAIVGPSGIGKSTLLYTLAGMLEPKGGQVSLNGRDAWRIERQEISADLSLTAEDAHVFETTVLENLRVARASVTPEEAADLLRQAGLADWLAQLPDGVETMLGSDATSISGGERRRLLLARALAGASTYMLLDEPGEHLDPRTADELIRDLLSVGGAERGVILVTHRLTPLDAVDEVIMLGTDETGQVGVVARGTHAELAQRMPSYEWSLAQE from the coding sequence ATGAACGTGATTCCCAAGGATGAGCGCGTCGCCCTCAAGCGCGCGATCTCCATGCTTGACTACAACAAGAAGACGTTCGCATGGTCGGTCGCCGCAGGCTCGGGCGCCGTCGGTTCAGGCGTCTGCCTCGGCGCAACCTCCGCCTGGCTCATCGCCCGCGCAGCCGAATTGCCACCGGTCCTTGACCTTTCGGTTGCCTCGACCGCCGTGCGCATGTTCGGCGTGGGCAAGGCCATCTTCCGCTACCTCGAGCGCATCGCCTCACACTGGGTGGGCCTCTATGGCATGGCCAACCTGCGATCTCGCGTCTATTCTTCGATGGCCAACTCCACCGCCGACGTCGTCACCTCCGTCAAGCGAGGCGACCTCCTCGCACGCACCGGGGCGGACGTGGACGAGGTGGGAAACGTCGTTGTCATGTCCATGCTTCCGGCAGCTGTGGCGGTCATCGTCTCCCTCCTGTCGCTGACCATTGTTGGCCTGTTATCCCCGCTCATCGCGCTCGTCCTCCTGGTATGCCTCCTGATCTCCGGCCTCGTCGCGCCTTTCGTCGCGGCTCACGGTGCGAGCCTTGACCAGGTAGCACAGATCCGCAACCGCGCCGAGCTCAACGCACATTCGCTGACCATCCTCGAGTCGGCCTCCGAGCTGCTCGTGTCAGGCCGAATGGAGGACATGGAGGCGCAGCGTGCCCAGACCGAACACCGCATCCAACGCAGCCGAGACCGTTCGGCGCGTCCGGCCGCACTCGCGTCGGCACTCGACACCCTAGCCATGGGCCTAGCCGTCGTCGGCGCTCTCCTCATCGGCACGCAGCAAATGGCAACTGGGAACCTGTCCGGCATCGAACTCGTGGTGTGCACGCTGCTGCCGCTTTCCGCTTTCGAGGCCACCTCACGCCTAGACGCGGCGGCGACACAGCTGGTACGGTCCGCGGCGGCCGCCAAACGCATCGTCGATCTCCTCGACGCCGCAGACTCGCGCCAACCCCCCGAACTCGACCGGCGCGAGCCCACGGACGAGGGTCTCGTCGCCCGCGGCCTCGTTATCGGCTGGCCTGACGGCCCAACGGTAGCCGGCCCCATCGATCTTGATCTTCGCCGTGGCAAGACCCTCGCGATCGTCGGGCCTTCCGGCATCGGCAAATCGACCCTTCTCTATACTCTCGCGGGCATGCTCGAACCCAAGGGCGGCCAGGTCAGCCTCAACGGCCGCGACGCCTGGCGCATCGAACGCCAGGAAATCTCCGCCGATCTTTCCCTCACCGCCGAGGACGCCCACGTCTTCGAGACGACGGTCCTCGAGAATCTACGCGTCGCCCGCGCAAGTGTGACGCCCGAGGAGGCCGCCGATCTTCTGCGCCAGGCCGGCCTGGCCGACTGGCTCGCCCAACTGCCCGACGGCGTCGAGACCATGCTCGGCTCCGACGCTACCTCAATATCGGGAGGCGAGCGACGCCGCCTCCTGCTCGCCCGCGCACTGGCCGGAGCCTCAACCTACATGCTCCTCGACGAACCCGGCGAGCACCTCGATCCCCGCACTGCCGATGAGCTTATTCGTGACCTGCTGTCAGTTGGCGGCGCCGAGCGCGGCGTCATCCTCGTCACCCACCGCCTCACTCCCCTCGATGCGGTGGACGAAGTCATCATGCTTGGCACAGACGAGACGGGCCAGGTCGGCGTCGTCGCGCGTGGAACACACGCCGAGCTCGCGCAGCGGATGCCCTCCTACGAATGGTCCCTCGCCCAAGAGTAA
- the cydD gene encoding thiol reductant ABC exporter subunit CydD: MKPLDPRLLKYAAATKPYIVFLVALGVLDAALIAAQIVLIAYAVSPIFYGTSQPTDVLPLLGLLAVVFVARFFVSFVRDAYGHRSAVLVITDLRGKVLDKAAALGDRWLTGNTTHTVTLVTRGLDDLEPYFVRFLPQLFLSVTAMPALIALLFWFDWISAMFVIFCIPLVPLFMILIGKMTSRYSAERLAAMQQLSSQLLDLLSGLATLKGLGREKGPGKRVQHLGSRFAEKTMQTLYVAFLSGAALEFLTTLTTALVAVNIGLRMVDGSVPLHIGLIAIMLTPEILKPLREVGTQFHASANGVTAANKAFEVLDTPLVAHKGTAPVPDLDSARICFEDVSVYAPGRATVAPSHLSACIEPGQITVLRGASGSGKTTAVHSLLGLLSPDEGRITVAGLPLSDIDRNQWWSSITWVPQRPAILPGTVAENVGAVDARAAEITGFDDVVARLPHGWDTLIGHGGAGLSVGQRQRLALTRALVSSSKIVILDEPSAHLDAMSEEYVCNVVTSLKEAGHTIVVIAHRQAITELADRVIDVVPSTRDISAELLESASIRESADYAHMIESRRADYAIPTQWTDADSSGHRIVKLTVSDEEELS, encoded by the coding sequence GTGAAGCCATTAGACCCCCGGCTGCTTAAATACGCAGCCGCAACCAAACCCTACATTGTCTTCCTCGTTGCCCTCGGCGTCCTCGATGCGGCGCTGATTGCGGCACAGATCGTCCTTATCGCCTACGCGGTCTCTCCGATCTTCTATGGAACCTCCCAGCCTACTGACGTGTTGCCGCTCTTGGGCTTGTTGGCCGTGGTCTTCGTTGCGCGTTTCTTCGTTTCTTTTGTGCGTGACGCCTACGGCCACCGCTCCGCCGTCTTAGTCATCACCGACCTGCGCGGCAAGGTACTGGACAAGGCGGCCGCGCTCGGCGATCGATGGCTGACGGGCAACACGACGCACACGGTCACGCTCGTCACTCGCGGCCTGGACGATCTTGAACCCTATTTCGTCCGGTTCCTCCCCCAGCTGTTCCTCTCGGTCACGGCCATGCCTGCGCTCATCGCGCTACTGTTCTGGTTCGACTGGATATCGGCCATGTTCGTCATCTTCTGCATCCCGCTTGTTCCCCTTTTCATGATCCTCATTGGCAAGATGACCAGCCGCTATTCCGCTGAGCGCCTTGCCGCGATGCAACAGCTGTCCTCCCAGCTACTCGATCTGCTTTCCGGTCTTGCTACCCTCAAGGGCCTTGGTCGCGAGAAGGGCCCCGGAAAGCGCGTACAGCACCTCGGCTCGCGCTTCGCTGAAAAGACCATGCAGACCCTCTACGTCGCGTTCCTCTCCGGCGCGGCCCTCGAGTTTCTCACGACACTGACCACGGCCCTCGTAGCCGTCAACATCGGCCTTCGGATGGTCGACGGTTCGGTTCCCCTCCATATCGGCCTCATCGCCATCATGCTCACCCCGGAGATTCTCAAACCGCTACGCGAAGTGGGTACACAGTTTCACGCCTCCGCCAACGGCGTCACCGCCGCCAACAAGGCCTTCGAGGTTCTCGATACCCCGCTCGTCGCGCACAAGGGCACCGCGCCCGTGCCCGACCTCGACTCGGCACGCATCTGCTTCGAGGACGTTTCGGTTTACGCCCCCGGCCGAGCCACGGTTGCGCCCTCGCACTTAAGCGCATGCATCGAACCCGGCCAGATCACCGTCCTACGCGGTGCGTCCGGCTCCGGCAAAACGACCGCCGTTCATAGCCTCCTCGGTCTCCTTTCACCCGACGAGGGCCGCATCACCGTCGCTGGCCTTCCATTATCTGACATCGACCGCAACCAGTGGTGGTCCTCCATCACGTGGGTCCCCCAACGCCCGGCGATTCTCCCCGGCACCGTCGCCGAGAACGTGGGCGCAGTCGATGCTCGTGCCGCCGAAATCACGGGATTCGACGACGTCGTCGCCCGCCTCCCTCACGGCTGGGACACCCTCATTGGTCACGGTGGCGCAGGCCTGTCGGTTGGTCAACGCCAGCGGCTCGCGCTGACCCGAGCACTCGTGTCCTCTTCCAAAATCGTCATCCTTGACGAGCCTTCGGCGCATCTGGACGCCATGAGCGAGGAATACGTGTGCAACGTGGTGACCTCCCTGAAGGAAGCGGGCCACACCATCGTCGTGATCGCGCATCGGCAAGCCATCACCGAACTCGCAGACCGGGTGATCGACGTCGTGCCCTCGACCCGCGACATCAGCGCCGAACTGCTCGAATCTGCCTCGATCAGGGAGTCGGCGGACTATGCGCACATGATCGAGTCCCGCCGTGCAGATTATGCGATCCCCACGCAGTGGACGGACGCCGACTCCTCGGGCCACAGGATCGTCAAGCTGACCGTGAGCGATGAAGAGGAGCTGTCATGA
- the cydB gene encoding cytochrome d ubiquinol oxidase subunit II — translation MELSALQIIWFALLAVLWIGYLTLEGFGFGTGMLLKILPRNEKERRLALNTIGPHWDGNEVFLLTAGGATFAAFPEWYATMFSGMYMALVAILIFLIIRISALEWRGKINSAGWRSMWDNLHTGVAWLVTLVWGVAFGNLVQGTEIQVGHYASRGGEFVPADPANIDSALAAGDQHFLTGGFVSLFTPYTLVGGVVFLLLFLTHGALWLSIKTKGEFHDRAIAMAKKLSLASTGLTAIWAVWGQFVYSGHLWGLIPLAIAAATLIGSTLAIQKGKDVSSFFLSFAGLAFAVVWVFSTFGANAMKSSINSAYDLTLVQASATAPTQSVMLIAAIIFVPIVLGYTAWSYKSFAGRLGVENISDKPAGLDPKKVREFAQA, via the coding sequence GTGGAACTTTCAGCACTGCAGATTATCTGGTTCGCTCTCCTGGCCGTCCTGTGGATCGGCTACCTCACGCTCGAAGGCTTCGGCTTCGGCACCGGTATGCTACTGAAGATACTTCCGAGGAATGAAAAGGAGCGCCGCTTGGCGCTCAACACCATCGGCCCGCACTGGGACGGAAACGAAGTCTTCCTCCTCACGGCCGGCGGAGCGACCTTTGCCGCATTCCCCGAGTGGTACGCAACCATGTTCTCCGGCATGTACATGGCGCTGGTTGCCATCCTCATCTTCCTGATCATCCGCATCTCCGCCTTGGAATGGCGTGGAAAGATCAACTCGGCTGGTTGGCGTTCGATGTGGGACAACCTCCACACCGGCGTCGCCTGGCTCGTCACCCTTGTCTGGGGCGTCGCTTTTGGCAACCTTGTCCAGGGCACCGAGATTCAGGTCGGTCACTACGCTTCGCGTGGCGGCGAGTTTGTGCCGGCCGATCCGGCCAACATCGATAGCGCCCTGGCTGCCGGCGATCAGCACTTCCTCACCGGCGGATTCGTCTCCCTGTTCACGCCCTACACCCTCGTGGGCGGCGTCGTCTTCCTCCTCCTGTTCCTCACCCACGGCGCGCTGTGGTTGTCGATCAAGACAAAGGGCGAATTCCACGACCGCGCGATCGCCATGGCAAAGAAGCTCTCGCTTGCTTCGACCGGCCTGACGGCCATTTGGGCCGTGTGGGGCCAGTTCGTCTACAGCGGCCACCTGTGGGGCCTGATTCCGTTGGCTATCGCCGCCGCCACGCTGATCGGCTCGACGCTGGCCATTCAGAAGGGCAAGGACGTCTCCTCGTTCTTCCTCTCCTTCGCCGGCCTGGCCTTCGCGGTGGTGTGGGTCTTCTCCACGTTCGGCGCGAACGCTATGAAGTCCTCGATCAACTCCGCTTATGACCTGACTCTCGTCCAGGCATCGGCCACCGCACCGACCCAGTCCGTCATGCTCATCGCGGCGATCATTTTCGTGCCGATCGTTCTGGGCTACACGGCTTGGTCCTACAAGTCCTTCGCTGGCCGACTCGGCGTGGAGAACATCTCCGATAAGCCTGCCGGCCTCGACCCGAAGAAGGTTCGTGAGTTCGCTCAGGCCTAA
- a CDS encoding cytochrome ubiquinol oxidase subunit I, which yields MDVLDLSRWQFGITTVYHFILVPLTIGLSPLVAIMQTKWLRSGDTKYLRMSEFFGKVLLINFALGVATGIVQEFQFGLNWSEYSRYVGDIFGAPLAFEALLAFFMESVFLGVWIFGRGRISPKAHTIAIWMTALGTNISAFFILAANSFMQNPVGAVLNPETGRAELDGMSGFLEVIFSTTTLYAVLHTISASLMVAGAMISGISIWWIVRAVRSNNEVEAREFWKPAAQFGLKVLAVAGIFAIGSGHFMGQHIYDVQPTKMIAAMGIYESGESHDLALGMLGTEANADTIISLPILPGLESFMVTDHASGPQSYLMGKGEIQDKFTEAFGDIYGTDVNYIPNEFVAFYSFRVMMGLGFASLGLSILGLFLLRGDRLITSNLLAKLFVWTIPLPYLASTFGWILTEMGRQPWVVYPNFEREGNLAPSQMMHLLTENGVSQNVLSAEVLISVVIFTLLYAALGVVWFRLIVRYVREGINPSSKLLLEEAPTKGVTEDTKLSFAY from the coding sequence GTGGATGTCCTAGACCTTTCACGGTGGCAGTTCGGAATCACGACCGTGTACCACTTCATCCTGGTACCGCTCACGATCGGACTTTCGCCACTCGTGGCAATCATGCAGACCAAATGGCTGCGTAGCGGAGATACCAAGTATCTGCGCATGTCGGAGTTCTTCGGCAAAGTACTTCTCATCAACTTCGCACTCGGCGTAGCAACCGGTATCGTCCAGGAGTTCCAGTTCGGACTCAACTGGTCGGAGTACTCCCGCTACGTTGGTGACATCTTCGGTGCACCTCTGGCATTCGAAGCGCTCCTGGCCTTCTTTATGGAATCGGTCTTCCTCGGGGTGTGGATCTTCGGCCGCGGCCGAATCTCCCCCAAGGCTCATACCATCGCCATCTGGATGACCGCCCTTGGAACGAACATTTCCGCGTTCTTCATCCTCGCGGCCAACTCCTTCATGCAGAACCCCGTTGGCGCGGTCCTCAACCCTGAAACTGGCCGTGCTGAACTCGATGGCATGTCCGGCTTCCTGGAAGTCATCTTTTCCACGACTACCCTCTACGCCGTCCTACACACCATCTCGGCGTCGTTGATGGTGGCAGGCGCGATGATCAGCGGTATTTCCATCTGGTGGATCGTGCGCGCCGTGCGCAGCAACAACGAGGTCGAGGCTCGCGAATTCTGGAAGCCCGCAGCCCAGTTCGGTCTCAAGGTCCTCGCGGTGGCTGGCATTTTCGCGATCGGCTCGGGCCACTTCATGGGCCAGCATATCTACGACGTTCAGCCCACGAAGATGATCGCGGCCATGGGCATTTACGAGTCGGGCGAATCGCACGATCTTGCCTTGGGGATGCTCGGTACGGAGGCCAACGCAGACACGATCATTTCGTTGCCGATCCTGCCGGGACTCGAGTCCTTCATGGTGACGGACCACGCCTCCGGGCCGCAGTCCTACCTCATGGGCAAGGGAGAAATCCAGGACAAGTTCACCGAGGCCTTCGGCGATATCTACGGCACTGATGTCAACTACATCCCGAACGAGTTTGTCGCTTTCTATTCGTTCCGCGTCATGATGGGCCTCGGATTCGCCTCACTCGGCTTGTCCATCCTGGGTCTGTTCCTCCTGCGTGGCGACAGGCTGATCACCAGCAACCTGCTCGCCAAGCTATTCGTGTGGACTATCCCGCTTCCCTACCTCGCATCGACCTTCGGGTGGATCCTTACCGAGATGGGCCGTCAGCCGTGGGTCGTCTACCCGAACTTCGAGCGCGAGGGTAACCTCGCCCCCTCCCAGATGATGCACCTGCTCACCGAGAACGGCGTCTCCCAGAACGTCCTGTCGGCCGAAGTGCTCATCTCCGTGGTAATCTTCACGCTGCTCTACGCCGCCCTGGGCGTCGTGTGGTTCCGCCTGATCGTTCGCTACGTGCGCGAGGGAATCAACCCGTCCAGCAAGCTTCTCCTCGAGGAGGCTCCCACCAAGGGCGTCACCGAGGACACGAAGCTCAGCTTCGCTTACTAA